In Helicobacter kayseriensis, one genomic interval encodes:
- a CDS encoding formate dehydrogenase subunit gamma has translation MRTYLYVFFFFLLSTFGLAQNIKEPVDFSQNTHIYGVKQIEQIKNWGINSPTSGVVSGNVMEMQGGSINPSMSGKPLEGIESLRGLGELFTLLQNKVFAPIFLAIIILVPLAFLTHLMIFKSKRFSHGISYKVFSTYNIAIHWLSAVPFVVICITGLIMVFGDKLGGGTFVRLARDLHGISTIAFAIFGPLMFLMWVKASLPKIYDLKWLLMLGGYLTKGRTISTPIPSGQFNAGMKMWFWTCTVGGFIMIFTGAILYFQLSSINALRLSAIIHNCLGFAIIALLITHIYMSVFAIEGALNAMVDGTMGEEELAILHSYYYKELQEGGKLEKMRVGKPHHH, from the coding sequence ATGAGAACATATTTGTATGTATTTTTCTTCTTTCTCTTAAGCACTTTTGGACTGGCTCAAAACATCAAAGAACCTGTAGATTTTTCTCAAAATACCCATATCTATGGAGTCAAACAAATTGAGCAAATCAAGAATTGGGGGATCAACTCCCCTACAAGTGGAGTTGTCAGTGGTAATGTGATGGAAATGCAAGGAGGCTCTATCAATCCTTCAATGAGTGGAAAACCTCTTGAAGGAATTGAATCGCTCAGAGGATTGGGAGAGCTTTTTACTTTGTTGCAAAACAAAGTCTTTGCTCCTATCTTTCTAGCAATCATTATCCTTGTCCCTCTTGCGTTTTTGACACATTTGATGATTTTCAAATCTAAGCGTTTCTCTCATGGAATCTCTTATAAAGTCTTCTCTACTTACAATATTGCAATCCATTGGCTCTCTGCAGTGCCTTTTGTTGTGATTTGTATCACTGGGTTGATTATGGTTTTTGGAGATAAGCTTGGAGGGGGAACTTTTGTGCGTCTTGCAAGGGACTTGCATGGAATCTCTACCATCGCATTTGCAATTTTTGGCCCATTGATGTTTTTGATGTGGGTCAAGGCTTCACTACCTAAGATATATGATCTTAAGTGGCTTTTGATGCTAGGGGGGTATCTCACAAAAGGGAGGACGATCTCCACTCCTATTCCCTCAGGACAATTCAATGCAGGAATGAAGATGTGGTTTTGGACTTGCACTGTGGGAGGATTTATTATGATTTTCACAGGAGCAATCCTTTATTTTCAACTCTCTTCTATCAATGCTTTGAGATTAAGTGCTATTATTCATAACTGCTTAGGTTTTGCAATCATCGCTCTTTTGATCACTCATATTTATATGTCAGTCTTTGCCATTGAGGGAGCTTTAAATGCAATGGTTGATGGAACGATGGGAGAAGAAGAGCTTGCAATCTTGCATTCTTACTATTATAAAGAACTTCAAGAGGGTGGGAAATTAGAGAAAATGAGGGTGGGAAAACCTCATCATCACTAA
- the fdh3B gene encoding formate dehydrogenase FDH3 subunit beta, whose product MSEAQFSSGGPTFQSQARIKFYCDEDRCIDCHGCDVACKEAHHLPVGINRRRVITLNDGIQGKEKSLSIACMHCSDAPCAKVCPVDCFYIRADGIVLHDKKTCIGCGYCLYACPFGAPQFPKSDVFGSRGAMDKCTFCAGGPEETHSEEEFKLYGQNRIAEGKVPVCAAMCSTKALLAGSGEEVSAIIRHRAITRGSGTPKIPYTWSKAYGE is encoded by the coding sequence ATGAGTGAAGCACAATTTAGCTCTGGAGGGCCAACCTTCCAAAGCCAAGCAAGAATTAAATTCTATTGCGATGAAGATCGTTGCATTGATTGTCATGGGTGTGATGTTGCCTGTAAAGAAGCTCATCATCTCCCTGTAGGAATCAATCGCCGAAGAGTCATTACCCTCAATGATGGGATACAAGGCAAAGAAAAAAGTCTCTCTATTGCCTGCATGCATTGCTCTGATGCTCCTTGTGCCAAAGTCTGCCCTGTGGATTGTTTTTATATTCGAGCAGATGGCATTGTTTTGCATGACAAAAAAACTTGTATCGGATGCGGATATTGTCTCTATGCCTGCCCTTTTGGAGCACCTCAATTCCCCAAATCTGATGTCTTTGGATCTCGCGGGGCTATGGATAAATGCACATTCTGCGCAGGAGGTCCAGAAGAAACACATTCTGAAGAAGAATTTAAACTCTATGGACAAAATAGAATCGCTGAAGGAAAAGTTCCTGTTTGTGCTGCAATGTGTTCGACTAAAGCACTCTTAGCAGGAAGCGGGGAAGAAGTGAGTGCCATTATCCGCCACAGAGCTATTACAAGAGGAAGCGGAACTCCTAAGATTCCCTATACTTGGTCTAAAGCCTATGGTGAATAA
- a CDS encoding formate dehydrogenase subunit alpha: MSEYIAQTFSPLRASRRSFLKMSALGIGAGISSLSASQGIIREATQEELKEAYPDSQKIKTVCTICSVGCGIIAEVKNGTWVRQEVAQDHPVSLGGHCSKGADMIDMVRSAKRIKYPMKKENGQWKRISWEQALDEIGDKLKQLKSDHGADSVQFFGSAKLSNEQCYYIRKFTTMFGTHNIDHQARLUHSSTVAGVANTFGYGAMTNHLGDIQNSKAIIIFGANPAVNHPVGFQHFLNAKERNGAKIIVIDPRFTRTAAKADMFIQIRGGTDIAFIYGMLHIIFKNGWEDKEFIQDRTFGIQAIRKEAEKFPPHVVADICGVTEEELLNVTELYAQTKPGTLIWAMGLTQHSIGTGNTRIAPILQLVLGNMGKVGGGTNILRGHDNVQGATDLGCLSDSLPGYYGLSEGAFKHWANVWKVDYEWLKSQFDPETIHVSGFTLARWWQGVLEEEKIHNGKAGKIRAMVCMGNGIISIAQTNKVAQALNQLELFVMIDPFPHDAIAYTEKQDGVYLLPAASQMETSGSVTATNRSGQWRFQVVKPLYESKPDQEILFELSKRLGFYEQLTKALGDGKGNFTWPEDATREINLGMKTIGLSGWTPERLKDHATNWHLFDPITLKGKGPLQDAYYGLPWPCWNEKHPGSPNLYDDSIPVTQGGMGFRNNFGMEQELFGKKYSMLASQGSVPPQSSQKGGYPEITAENIEKLTGKKLTAQEKEITKGKNWKTDLSMILVNKALEAGLCPYGNARARMYVDSWVDKIPLHREPIHTPRPDLISKYPTYEDQPNHWRVETKFKSLQKDWTKDFPLQLNTARIVTHSGQGIEARVSLALSEINPEMYCQIHPNTAANYGISEGDFVWIHSPEGFKAKVKARLSYSLKENVIFAPFHWAGVAQGESLEANYPQGYVPYSIGESINGVTNYGYDIVTQIPETKCGLCRIEKA, translated from the coding sequence ATGAGTGAATATATCGCACAGACTTTTTCACCGCTTAGAGCCTCTCGTCGAAGTTTTCTTAAGATGAGTGCTTTAGGGATTGGTGCAGGTATTAGTAGCCTTAGCGCAAGCCAAGGAATCATCAGAGAGGCAACACAAGAGGAGCTCAAAGAAGCTTATCCAGATAGTCAAAAAATCAAAACAGTTTGCACGATTTGTTCTGTAGGATGTGGGATCATCGCAGAAGTCAAAAATGGCACTTGGGTGCGTCAAGAAGTCGCACAAGATCATCCTGTAAGCTTAGGAGGACATTGCTCTAAGGGTGCAGATATGATCGATATGGTGCGCAGTGCCAAAAGAATCAAATATCCCATGAAAAAAGAAAATGGCCAATGGAAGCGTATTTCGTGGGAACAAGCACTTGATGAGATTGGAGATAAGCTCAAACAACTCAAAAGTGATCACGGCGCAGATAGCGTGCAGTTTTTTGGGAGTGCCAAACTAAGTAATGAGCAATGTTATTACATTCGCAAATTTACTACTATGTTTGGGACACACAATATCGATCACCAAGCTCGTCTCTGACACAGCTCCACAGTCGCCGGTGTGGCGAATACATTTGGATATGGAGCGATGACAAATCATCTTGGAGATATTCAAAACTCAAAAGCAATTATTATTTTTGGAGCAAATCCTGCGGTCAATCACCCTGTTGGATTCCAACATTTCCTTAATGCCAAAGAAAGAAATGGAGCAAAGATCATCGTCATAGATCCACGCTTTACACGCACTGCAGCTAAGGCAGATATGTTTATCCAAATCCGCGGAGGAACTGATATCGCTTTTATTTATGGAATGCTTCACATCATCTTCAAAAATGGTTGGGAAGATAAGGAGTTTATCCAAGATCGCACATTTGGAATCCAAGCGATTAGAAAAGAAGCTGAAAAATTCCCTCCTCATGTTGTGGCTGATATTTGTGGAGTCACAGAAGAAGAATTGCTCAATGTGACTGAACTTTATGCTCAGACTAAGCCAGGAACATTGATTTGGGCGATGGGTCTTACACAACATAGTATCGGAACAGGAAATACAAGAATTGCTCCAATCTTGCAACTTGTCTTAGGGAATATGGGGAAAGTTGGCGGAGGAACAAACATTCTAAGAGGGCATGATAATGTCCAAGGTGCGACAGATTTAGGATGTCTTTCTGATAGCTTGCCAGGCTATTATGGGCTCAGTGAAGGAGCTTTTAAGCATTGGGCTAATGTGTGGAAGGTCGATTATGAATGGCTCAAATCTCAATTTGATCCTGAAACAATCCATGTCTCAGGTTTCACGCTTGCTAGATGGTGGCAGGGTGTTCTTGAAGAGGAAAAAATCCATAATGGAAAAGCAGGAAAGATTCGAGCTATGGTTTGTATGGGAAATGGAATCATCTCAATTGCCCAAACAAACAAAGTCGCTCAAGCCCTCAATCAACTTGAACTTTTTGTCATGATCGATCCATTCCCTCATGATGCGATTGCTTATACAGAAAAACAAGATGGTGTTTATCTCCTTCCTGCAGCCTCCCAAATGGAAACAAGTGGTTCTGTAACTGCTACAAACCGCTCTGGCCAATGGAGATTCCAAGTTGTAAAACCTCTCTATGAAAGCAAACCTGATCAAGAAATACTCTTTGAACTTTCCAAACGCCTAGGCTTTTATGAGCAACTCACAAAAGCATTGGGAGATGGAAAAGGCAACTTTACTTGGCCAGAAGATGCTACAAGAGAGATCAACCTTGGAATGAAAACAATCGGGCTTAGCGGATGGACGCCAGAGCGCCTCAAAGATCATGCGACTAATTGGCATCTTTTTGATCCTATAACACTCAAAGGAAAAGGGCCTCTTCAAGATGCTTATTATGGACTCCCTTGGCCTTGCTGGAATGAAAAACATCCAGGTAGTCCAAATCTTTATGATGATTCTATCCCTGTAACACAAGGAGGAATGGGCTTTAGAAATAACTTTGGAATGGAGCAAGAACTTTTTGGTAAAAAGTACAGCATGCTCGCAAGCCAAGGAAGTGTCCCACCCCAATCAAGTCAAAAGGGAGGCTACCCTGAAATCACAGCAGAGAATATTGAAAAACTCACAGGAAAAAAACTCACAGCTCAAGAAAAAGAAATAACCAAAGGCAAAAATTGGAAAACAGACTTAAGTATGATTTTGGTCAATAAAGCACTTGAAGCTGGGCTTTGTCCTTATGGAAATGCAAGAGCTAGAATGTATGTTGATAGTTGGGTTGATAAAATCCCACTTCATCGTGAGCCAATCCATACGCCACGCCCTGATTTGATTAGCAAATATCCTACCTATGAGGATCAACCTAACCATTGGAGAGTTGAAACAAAATTCAAATCCTTGCAAAAAGATTGGACAAAAGATTTCCCACTCCAACTCAATACCGCAAGGATCGTAACTCACAGCGGTCAAGGAATTGAAGCGCGTGTTAGTCTCGCACTCAGTGAGATTAACCCCGAAATGTATTGTCAAATCCATCCCAATACGGCAGCTAATTATGGAATCTCTGAAGGAGATTTTGTATGGATTCACTCTCCAGAGGGCTTTAAGGCTAAAGTCAAAGCAAGATTGAGCTATAGCCTTAAAGAAAATGTGATCTTTGCACCTTTCCATTGGGCAGGAGTTGCTCAAGGTGAGAGCTTAGAGGCAAATTATCCACAAGGATATGTCCCCTACAGCATTGGAGAATCCATCAATGGTGTAACAAACTATGGATATGACATCGTGACACAAATCCCAGAAACCAAATGCGGGCTTTGTCGCATAGAAAAAGCATAA
- a CDS encoding twin-arginine translocation signal domain-containing protein gives MENVSLTKESRRDFLKNASKTSVAVAVGGIALAGCGSDIPREKNGVKTGSSKKKEILYRSTKYWSSYYASAK, from the coding sequence ATGGAAAATGTTTCATTGACTAAAGAATCTCGTAGAGATTTTTTAAAAAATGCTAGCAAGACCTCTGTTGCTGTCGCTGTTGGCGGAATCGCTCTTGCAGGTTGCGGAAGTGATATCCCAAGAGAGAAAAATGGGGTCAAAACTGGATCCAGCAAGAAAAAAGAAATTTTGTATAGAAGCACCAAATATTGGAGCTCTTACTATGCATCTGCAAAATAA
- a CDS encoding TorD/DmsD family molecular chaperone, with product MTQEELQITKARSLYYSLLGICFSYQGFQKHIQLALSILDQIFANPINDQTQKDAHILLQELEAHGFQNIQEEFETLFIDNFSHKAINLTASYYDEGWEFGEKCLRIRDLILESEFRKDENFIEPEDHLGFLLIFNASLLNKANPCSIAMAKQIFADILNDYVNFVILEILKNKKSKFYKSIAKILGSFAEFERLYLEVTPPPFEEFIDLGELKKEERKGKWKKRIKTQISEEEIKYK from the coding sequence ATGACACAAGAAGAACTCCAAATCACCAAAGCACGATCGCTTTATTATTCTTTGCTTGGCATTTGCTTTAGCTATCAAGGATTCCAAAAGCACATACAACTTGCACTCTCCATCCTTGATCAAATTTTTGCAAACCCCATCAATGACCAAACACAAAAAGATGCTCACATTCTCCTACAAGAACTTGAAGCACATGGTTTTCAAAACATACAAGAAGAATTTGAAACACTTTTTATTGATAATTTTAGCCACAAAGCAATCAACCTCACTGCAAGCTATTATGATGAGGGATGGGAATTTGGAGAAAAGTGTCTAAGAATCCGCGATTTAATTCTTGAAAGCGAATTTCGCAAGGATGAAAATTTCATTGAGCCCGAAGATCATCTAGGCTTTCTGCTCATTTTTAATGCCTCTCTTTTAAACAAAGCCAACCCTTGCTCTATCGCTATGGCAAAACAAATCTTTGCCGATATTCTCAATGACTATGTGAATTTTGTCATTCTTGAGATTCTTAAAAACAAAAAATCCAAGTTTTATAAATCTATCGCCAAGATTCTAGGAAGTTTTGCAGAATTTGAGCGACTTTATCTTGAGGTAACTCCCCCTCCGTTTGAAGAATTTATCGATCTTGGGGAACTCAAGAAAGAAGAAAGAAAAGGAAAATGGAAAAAACGAATCAAAACCCAAATCAGCGAAGAGGAGATTAAATACAAATAA
- a CDS encoding 4Fe-4S dicluster domain-containing protein, whose protein sequence is MFELLTDHHFPDHLKDKYPLIRFSPSSDDIIISNLASHTQITAPEINWYLANSQANEEIKLANLHRLYQNKLNIFDHAPFKEYTTQVQNDLLLLGTQSPIVQDFFNQATTEGFSPTLINPQEITHIKGEIGSFIAILQNGEELAFSQAVLFVQDENLCKFLGILSIQDYYSAQEVLEILKSRLGTYTYKTTTLYTPSLCQYHQRRPDKNGEGFCHKCVNVCPSFGVTKNDTLMELSFSQIDCMGCGGCIATCPTGALDFAPYTIDCLIESLRFYQDTQILLIPENYLSLLDEIQIPQHLSPLIIPREKFPSEAHLLAITQESGHSFIFFSPVISRPTKEAIKLVNDIYQAIFQTDAAYVAHDTATLQTLWDKPQKLIHYTYTPSPKEARRKHFAERLIYMIKEGDFGRVESGESGEMIRYGEIQIDEDKCTLCNSCVGACNVDSLIANSKNFSLQYNPSLCTTCGYCIPSCPENAISLHLNGIKLSPQYFTYTTMAQDSLFSCIECGNAFATSKSIQKIKTLMTPLFANDPIKLRTLECCADCKAKLMFER, encoded by the coding sequence ATGTTTGAGTTATTGACAGATCACCATTTCCCAGACCATCTAAAAGATAAATATCCGCTTATTCGTTTCTCTCCTTCCTCAGATGATATCATCATATCCAATCTCGCATCTCACACTCAAATTACTGCACCCGAAATCAATTGGTATCTTGCAAACTCTCAAGCCAATGAGGAAATCAAACTTGCCAACCTTCATCGCCTTTACCAAAATAAGCTCAATATCTTTGATCATGCCCCATTTAAAGAATACACGACGCAAGTACAAAACGATCTTTTACTCCTTGGAACTCAATCACCTATCGTGCAAGATTTCTTCAATCAAGCAACCACAGAGGGCTTCTCCCCTACCCTAATCAATCCACAAGAAATCACACACATCAAAGGAGAAATCGGATCTTTTATAGCAATTTTGCAAAACGGAGAGGAGTTAGCCTTCTCGCAAGCTGTTTTGTTTGTGCAAGATGAGAATCTCTGTAAATTTTTGGGCATTTTAAGCATCCAAGATTATTATTCAGCTCAAGAAGTTTTAGAGATTTTAAAAAGTCGCCTAGGAACCTACACCTACAAAACAACAACTCTCTATACTCCATCTCTTTGTCAATACCACCAACGAAGACCAGACAAAAATGGAGAAGGCTTCTGTCACAAATGCGTCAATGTCTGCCCCTCTTTTGGCGTGACAAAAAATGACACTTTAATGGAGCTTTCCTTTTCTCAAATTGATTGCATGGGGTGTGGAGGATGTATCGCAACCTGCCCCACAGGAGCGCTTGACTTTGCTCCATATACGATTGATTGCCTCATAGAATCTTTGCGCTTCTATCAAGATACTCAGATTTTATTGATTCCAGAAAATTATCTTTCTCTCCTAGATGAGATTCAAATCCCCCAACATCTCTCCCCCCTCATTATCCCTAGAGAAAAATTTCCCTCAGAAGCTCATCTTTTGGCCATCACTCAAGAGAGCGGACATTCTTTTATTTTCTTTTCTCCTGTGATTTCTCGTCCCACAAAAGAAGCAATCAAACTAGTCAATGATATCTATCAAGCAATCTTTCAAACAGATGCAGCTTATGTCGCTCACGACACTGCCACTCTTCAAACTCTTTGGGATAAGCCTCAAAAACTCATCCACTATACCTACACTCCAAGTCCAAAAGAAGCAAGACGCAAGCATTTTGCAGAACGCTTGATCTATATGATCAAAGAAGGAGATTTTGGTAGGGTAGAAAGTGGTGAGAGTGGAGAAATGATCCGCTATGGAGAAATCCAAATCGATGAAGATAAATGCACGCTTTGCAATAGTTGCGTGGGGGCGTGCAATGTCGATAGTTTGATTGCAAACTCCAAAAATTTCTCCTTGCAATACAATCCCAGTCTTTGCACCACTTGTGGATACTGCATCCCAAGCTGTCCAGAAAATGCCATATCTCTCCATCTCAACGGGATCAAGCTCTCACCTCAATATTTCACCTATACAACAATGGCTCAAGATTCTCTGTTTTCTTGCATAGAGTGCGGAAATGCCTTTGCTACAAGCAAATCCATCCAAAAAATCAAAACACTTATGACGCCACTCTTTGCCAATGATCCCATTAAACTCAGAACACTTGAATGCTGTGCTGATTGCAAAGCAAAACTGATGTTTGAAAGGTAA